The genomic stretch TTGGTCAATGATCTGTCCCATAATAAACTCCTCTTTTACGTGTATGCTAGGTCAAGTATAGCATGCGCTTTCATGAGTCTGTACAATTGTACAGACTATGTACATAAACAATCAATCATTCTATGGTACAACATAACTATAGCAACTTGTAAGTGTTTTCAACACAAGAAAGTTAGGAGTGAATGGGATATGGAACTAAAGAATATGACGGCTCCAAATTTAATCATGTTCGATGTGAAAGCGGATAACAAAGAGCAAGTCATTAAGCAACTCACATCAACCTTATTTAAAGAAGGCTACTTAGAATCAGAACAACCATTTTTGGAAGCGGTTTTACAAAGAGAGGACGTATCACCAACAGGAATGGAGAGAGGGCTTGCGATTCCGCATGGCAAATCGTCTGTTGTCAAAAAAGCCGTCTTTGCGGTTGCGAGGTTAACAACCCCTCTCGACGATTGGCAAAGCATTGATCCGACGAATAAAGTGCAACTGGTCTTCTTGATTGCGATTCCAGAAAGTGAAGCGGGAACCACGCATTTAAAGGTATTGTCTACGCTAAGCACTAATTTAATGCGCGACGGGTATCTCGAACGTCTGATGGCATCGGAATCAACGGATGAATTTCTAGAAGGTCTCGATCTGGAAGAAAAGGAAGAAACAAAAGGTGATCAGGCGTATACAAAAACCGTTGTCGCGGTCACTGCCTGTGCAACAGGAATTGCTCATACGTACATGGCGGCAGAAGCGCTTGAAAAAGCAGGGCGTGAACTTGGTGTGAATGTCCTAGTTGAAAAGCAGGGTGCAAACGGAATTGAAGACGCGCTCACGGCTTCGGTCATCGAAAAAGCAGATGCCGTGATTTTAGCAACGGATATCGCTCCGAAACAAAAAGAACGGTTTGCAGGGAAACCATATGTGCAAACACGTGTAGCTGAACCGCTTAGACGTGGAAAAGAAATGATACAAAAAGCGTTAACGAATCCAGACGGCATTGTTAAGAAAGACGAATCAGACGACGCTGCAGCTCCTTCCTCTCAGAGTGGTGGAGGGTTTCTAAAAGACACCGTTCAAGCCGTTATGACCGGGATCTCTTACATGATTCCAGTCATTGTTGCAGCAGGGTTAATGATGGGGATTGCGAAGCTTGGCGCCATGCCATTTGGTCTTGTGAATGAGTTAGGCGATCCGAAATACGCCACGCATTCAAATGAACTCTTCGTCATCTTACACCACCTTGATCTGTTTGGCGGATTAATCTTTAAATTTATGTATCCGATCTTTGCTGCATTTGTTGCGTATTCCCTTGCTGACCGCGTTGGTTTAGTATCCGGGTTTATTGGAGGAGCCTTTGCTGGTGGACTTCATTACACTTTCTGGGGAATTGCGGACGGCATTCCATCAGGTTTCTTAGGTGCCTTAATTCTTGGTTTAGCTGCAGGGTATATTTCACGATTCTTGAACCAGAAAATTCAACTCAGTAAGAACTTCCAGGCGATGAAACCGATGTTTCTTATTCCTGCAATCAGTGTACTATCGATCTTTTTCTTAAACTTTTATATCGTTGACCCTGTGTTTGGTGGGTTGAACGTCGTCTTGCGTACTTGGATCGAATCAGCTCAAGGAACGGGCGATGTTGTTCTGGCATCGATTATCGCTGCAGCGACAGCGTTTGACCTTGGTGGTCCAATTAAT from Bacillus sp. Cs-700 encodes the following:
- a CDS encoding fructose-specific PTS transporter subunit EIIC translates to MELKNMTAPNLIMFDVKADNKEQVIKQLTSTLFKEGYLESEQPFLEAVLQREDVSPTGMERGLAIPHGKSSVVKKAVFAVARLTTPLDDWQSIDPTNKVQLVFLIAIPESEAGTTHLKVLSTLSTNLMRDGYLERLMASESTDEFLEGLDLEEKEETKGDQAYTKTVVAVTACATGIAHTYMAAEALEKAGRELGVNVLVEKQGANGIEDALTASVIEKADAVILATDIAPKQKERFAGKPYVQTRVAEPLRRGKEMIQKALTNPDGIVKKDESDDAAAPSSQSGGGFLKDTVQAVMTGISYMIPVIVAAGLMMGIAKLGAMPFGLVNELGDPKYATHSNELFVILHHLDLFGGLIFKFMYPIFAAFVAYSLADRVGLVSGFIGGAFAGGLHYTFWGIADGIPSGFLGALILGLAAGYISRFLNQKIQLSKNFQAMKPMFLIPAISVLSIFFLNFYIVDPVFGGLNVVLRTWIESAQGTGDVVLASIIAAATAFDLGGPINKAAGAIAIGLAADEVYPLTARVLAIVIPPIGLGLATVIDKYVVGRRVFEADLRVAGNTALLLGFIAISEGAIPFMLRNPLITIPINILGAILGASTAVLLGAVQWLPLPAFWGWPLVENLWAYLLGLIVGAAFIAFANIFVRFTILKKKESHA